The following are encoded in a window of Rhizobium sp. 11515TR genomic DNA:
- a CDS encoding DinB family protein: MSEISLLQTLFRYQAWANEELLDAVGRLDPARHGRERHLSIRLMNHSLVVGRIFAAHLTGREHGYADDNTPETPSLPDLRAALTASDLWYLTYLETVDSELLSTPVPFDFTDGDKGCMTRWEMLLHVVTHGGYHRGEIGRLLAQLSIAPPWDTLAVHLHRSEPARRLAVAAE; encoded by the coding sequence ATGAGCGAAATATCATTGCTGCAAACTCTGTTCCGCTATCAGGCCTGGGCGAACGAGGAATTGCTCGACGCTGTCGGTCGCCTCGATCCCGCCCGCCACGGCAGGGAACGTCATCTCTCCATACGCCTGATGAACCACTCGCTGGTCGTCGGCCGCATATTCGCGGCGCACCTCACCGGAAGGGAGCACGGCTACGCGGACGACAATACGCCGGAGACGCCATCCCTGCCCGATCTTCGCGCGGCGCTGACGGCTTCGGATCTATGGTATCTGACCTATCTCGAAACCGTCGACTCGGAGCTTCTATCAACTCCAGTGCCGTTCGACTTCACGGATGGCGACAAGGGCTGCATGACGCGCTGGGAGATGCTCCTCCATGTCGTCACACATGGAGGCTACCACAGGGGCGAGATCGGTCGGCTTCTGGCGCAGCTTTCCATTGCGCCACCCTGGGACACGCTTGCCGTTCATCTTCATCGCAGCGAACCCGCACGCAGGCTGGCCGTGGCGGCTGAATGA
- a CDS encoding TetR/AcrR family transcriptional regulator — translation MSTRIKKPRSPMRKEPSQARSRATVDAIVESGARVLGERGWAGFTTNTVAAVAGISIGSLYQYFPDKLSLVEAVRRRHFDEVLTVMRKTMAGALPLLQRAEALVQGMIDAHNVNPELHRVLLDEAPGHDGSRVAHDAFLAEYHAHYKAFVATHRNERDGPSDDVLAQLLSGAVEGVIHSAARKHVLGSPELKRELVRMICFYLSNGDR, via the coding sequence ATGTCTACTCGCATTAAGAAACCGCGCTCGCCGATGCGAAAAGAGCCGAGCCAGGCGCGTTCGCGGGCAACGGTCGATGCGATTGTCGAATCGGGTGCTCGCGTTTTAGGGGAGCGCGGATGGGCCGGCTTCACGACCAATACTGTGGCGGCCGTCGCCGGTATCAGCATCGGCTCGCTTTATCAGTATTTCCCTGACAAGCTTTCCTTGGTCGAAGCCGTCAGGCGTCGTCATTTCGATGAGGTCCTTACGGTCATGCGCAAAACGATGGCCGGCGCACTGCCGTTGCTGCAGCGCGCGGAGGCGCTCGTGCAAGGCATGATCGACGCTCACAATGTAAACCCGGAGCTTCACAGGGTGCTGCTGGATGAGGCGCCGGGCCACGATGGTTCGAGGGTAGCGCACGATGCCTTCCTGGCCGAATATCACGCTCACTACAAAGCTTTCGTTGCCACGCATCGCAATGAGCGCGACGGCCCCTCCGACGATGTTCTTGCGCAGCTGCTATCCGGTGCGGTGGAAGGAGTGATCCACAGTGCAGCTCGAAAGCATGTGCTGGGCTCGCCGGAACTGAAGCGGGAGCTCGTCAGAATGATATGTTTCTATCTGAGCAACGGCGATCGATGA
- a CDS encoding MarR family winged helix-turn-helix transcriptional regulator codes for MNSSNALQRLFTANLLTTGRQWRRVVDLALSSHGISEAVAAPLLWIGRLGGGVRQVVLATYVGIEGPSLVRLIDQLESMDLVMRKDDPTDRRAKGLWLTPEGEKLASRMEDVLDELRGKILANVDPADIEAAVRVLKAFEEFEASRAAEPEPEKVS; via the coding sequence ATGAACTCGTCAAACGCTCTACAACGCCTCTTCACCGCCAATCTACTGACCACCGGCCGCCAGTGGCGCCGGGTTGTCGATCTCGCGCTGAGCTCCCATGGCATATCTGAGGCTGTGGCCGCGCCGCTGCTATGGATCGGCCGCCTGGGGGGAGGCGTGCGGCAGGTGGTGCTCGCCACTTATGTCGGCATCGAAGGCCCGTCTCTGGTTCGGTTGATCGATCAGCTCGAAAGCATGGATCTTGTCATGCGCAAGGATGATCCCACGGATCGTCGCGCGAAAGGCCTGTGGCTGACACCGGAAGGCGAAAAGCTGGCCTCCCGCATGGAAGACGTCCTTGATGAGCTGCGTGGCAAGATCCTCGCCAATGTCGACCCTGCGGATATCGAAGCTGCGGTTCGCGTCCTGAAGGCTTTCGAGGAGTTTGAAGCATCCAGGGCCGCCGAACCGGAGCCGGAGAAGGTCTCATGA
- a CDS encoding FUSC family protein, whose protein sequence is MSIPSWREWLFSVKAFIAAIMALFIALSLDLPRPYWAMAAVYVVANPLAGATSSKGLYRALGTLIGATASVILIPLFVNAPELLSIVVALWTGTLLFISMLDRTSRSYVFMLAGYTLPLIALPTVGSPETIFDVALARSEEILIGIVCASVVSAVVFPSSVGTVLGQRIGSWLDDAGTWADEILRGEGASPATPLKRQKLAADVSGLDLVISQLRYDAGSRDIVRHSRELRGRLLMLLPLFSSLADRLHALKAGGKPLPQELVVVLNEVADWLGQGGRGKVDETAETLSRKIEELQQNDLDIGWDDLVRSSALARLKEIVDLWQDCLTLRAQIVSGQQVGTWRPAFRYRNVVGRSRHYDYALLAFSAGSVIAGIAVACFFWIYSGWADGAGFIAMVAVACSFFAALDRPAPFITTMFIWTAVSLVIAGIYIFGVLPSISGFEMLVLVFAPPFLVMGLLITRPQTNMLGMLLAVNDASFIALQDRYTADFASFTNSAIAALAGVGFALVWTLLTRPFGSELAAWRLVRAGWRDLAETAAGIRRTDHERLSGRILDRLGQLVPRLAGIEDRELKKVDGYADVRLGFNVLMLQKERGQLKPAAAASVSEVLIGVSDFYRSRLKTKRAVDPADELRVSIDHGLEAVAQEKRDSARASLDALVGLRRALFPHAEPPASWRPPLSDTTQPLPIAAE, encoded by the coding sequence ATGAGCATTCCATCCTGGCGCGAGTGGTTATTTTCCGTCAAAGCCTTCATCGCTGCGATCATGGCGCTGTTCATCGCCTTGTCGCTCGATCTGCCGCGTCCCTATTGGGCGATGGCCGCTGTTTATGTGGTCGCCAATCCTCTAGCCGGCGCAACCAGCTCCAAGGGGCTTTACCGCGCGCTCGGCACGCTTATCGGTGCCACCGCATCGGTGATCCTCATCCCGCTCTTTGTCAACGCGCCGGAACTGCTTTCGATCGTTGTCGCGCTGTGGACCGGCACCTTGCTGTTCATCTCGATGCTCGACCGCACCTCGCGCAGCTACGTCTTCATGCTGGCTGGCTATACGTTGCCGCTGATCGCGCTGCCGACCGTCGGATCGCCCGAGACCATTTTCGATGTCGCACTTGCCCGCTCCGAGGAAATTCTCATCGGCATCGTCTGTGCGAGCGTGGTTAGCGCCGTCGTCTTTCCGAGCAGCGTCGGTACTGTCCTCGGCCAGCGCATAGGTTCCTGGCTGGATGATGCCGGCACCTGGGCCGACGAGATCCTGCGCGGCGAGGGCGCTTCGCCGGCAACTCCCTTGAAGCGGCAGAAGCTTGCCGCCGACGTTTCCGGCCTGGATCTCGTCATCAGCCAGTTGCGCTATGATGCCGGCAGCCGCGACATCGTCAGGCATTCGCGCGAGTTGCGCGGCCGCCTGCTGATGCTGCTGCCGCTCTTCTCCTCACTTGCCGACCGCCTGCACGCCTTGAAGGCTGGTGGCAAGCCGCTACCGCAGGAATTGGTCGTTGTTTTGAACGAGGTGGCCGATTGGCTGGGGCAGGGTGGTCGTGGCAAGGTCGATGAGACCGCTGAGACCTTGTCGCGGAAGATCGAGGAGTTGCAGCAGAACGACCTCGATATCGGCTGGGACGATCTCGTCCGATCGAGCGCTCTCGCCCGCCTCAAGGAAATTGTCGACTTATGGCAGGATTGCCTGACGCTGCGCGCCCAAATAGTCTCAGGACAGCAGGTCGGTACCTGGCGCCCCGCCTTCCGCTATCGCAATGTCGTCGGTCGCAGCAGGCACTATGATTACGCCCTGCTTGCTTTCTCGGCCGGTAGCGTCATCGCCGGAATTGCCGTCGCCTGCTTCTTCTGGATCTATTCCGGCTGGGCGGATGGTGCCGGCTTCATCGCCATGGTGGCCGTTGCCTGCTCGTTTTTCGCCGCGCTCGATCGTCCCGCTCCCTTCATCACCACCATGTTCATCTGGACTGCGGTGAGCCTGGTCATCGCCGGCATCTATATCTTCGGCGTGTTGCCGTCGATTTCCGGCTTCGAGATGCTGGTGCTGGTCTTTGCGCCGCCCTTCCTGGTGATGGGGCTGCTGATTACCCGCCCGCAAACCAATATGCTCGGCATGTTGCTGGCCGTGAACGACGCAAGTTTCATCGCTCTGCAGGATCGTTATACCGCCGATTTCGCCAGCTTCACCAACAGTGCGATCGCCGCTCTGGCCGGTGTTGGCTTCGCCTTAGTCTGGACTTTGCTTACCCGCCCATTCGGCTCCGAGCTTGCTGCCTGGCGGCTGGTGCGAGCCGGCTGGAGAGATCTGGCCGAAACTGCCGCCGGCATCCGCCGCACGGATCATGAACGCCTCTCAGGCCGCATCCTCGATCGCCTGGGCCAGCTCGTGCCCCGCCTTGCAGGCATCGAGGACCGAGAACTGAAGAAGGTCGATGGCTATGCCGATGTCCGTCTCGGTTTCAACGTGCTGATGCTGCAGAAAGAGCGTGGTCAACTGAAACCAGCTGCCGCTGCCTCGGTCAGCGAAGTGCTGATCGGCGTGTCGGATTTCTATCGTTCGCGGCTGAAGACAAAACGGGCCGTGGATCCGGCCGACGAACTGCGTGTATCGATCGACCATGGCCTCGAAGCCG